A single Candidatus Dormiibacterota bacterium DNA region contains:
- the glmU gene encoding bifunctional UDP-N-acetylglucosamine diphosphorylase/glucosamine-1-phosphate N-acetyltransferase GlmU: MADAPQAVVLAAGRGTRMRSRTPKALHPLAGRPLLLHVVAAATEAAASPPLVVVSPGQPEVAAALSGLAATTEQAEPRGTGDALRSVPEALRSTGPVLVLSGDTPLLRAETLAALLRRQAETGAACVVLGVVPADPRGLGRLVRAPDGRVARIVEERDLVPGEPVPPDCNAGAYAFDGARLWPALDHLGSDNAQGERYLTDVVELLGGGEAVIAPDPEEALGVNDRSQLATAEAVLRRRTLEALMLGGVTVEDPVTTYVDPEVRVGRDSVLLPMTVLRGATTLGEGCVVGPMAQLRDVRAGDRVRIGASTLEECDLGDDVVVGQYDRLRPGTTLDAGVYVGTHAEVKNSRVGAGTHISHFSCVLDSDVGSHVNVGAGTVTCNYDGEGKHRTVIGDGAFIGTDASLVAPVRVGSGAYVAAGSVITRDVPDGALAVERSRQVVVEGWAEGRRGRGTRAGAR; encoded by the coding sequence GTGGCTGACGCACCCCAGGCGGTCGTGCTTGCCGCCGGGCGGGGGACGCGGATGCGCAGCCGGACGCCCAAGGCGCTCCACCCCCTGGCCGGGCGGCCGCTCCTCCTCCACGTGGTGGCCGCCGCCACCGAGGCGGCCGCGAGCCCCCCGCTGGTGGTGGTGAGCCCCGGCCAGCCCGAGGTCGCGGCCGCGCTGAGCGGCCTGGCCGCCACCACCGAGCAGGCGGAGCCCCGCGGCACCGGCGACGCTCTGCGCTCGGTGCCGGAGGCCCTCCGCTCGACCGGGCCGGTGCTGGTGCTGAGCGGCGACACCCCGCTGCTGCGCGCCGAGACCCTCGCCGCGCTGCTGCGGCGGCAGGCCGAGACCGGGGCGGCGTGCGTCGTCCTCGGCGTGGTCCCCGCCGACCCCCGGGGGCTGGGCCGCCTGGTCCGGGCCCCCGACGGGCGCGTCGCCCGCATCGTCGAGGAGCGCGACCTCGTCCCCGGCGAGCCCGTCCCCCCCGACTGCAACGCCGGCGCCTACGCCTTCGACGGGGCCCGGCTGTGGCCGGCGCTCGACCACCTGGGCAGCGACAACGCCCAGGGCGAGCGCTACCTCACCGATGTGGTGGAGCTGCTCGGCGGTGGCGAGGCGGTGATCGCCCCCGACCCCGAGGAGGCGCTCGGGGTGAACGACCGCTCCCAGCTCGCCACCGCCGAGGCGGTGCTCAGACGCCGGACGCTCGAGGCGCTTATGCTCGGAGGGGTGACGGTCGAAGACCCGGTGACGACCTATGTCGACCCGGAGGTGCGGGTGGGCCGTGACTCGGTCCTGCTCCCGATGACGGTGCTCCGCGGGGCCACCACGCTGGGTGAGGGATGCGTGGTGGGGCCGATGGCACAGCTGCGCGACGTCCGCGCCGGCGACCGGGTGCGCATCGGCGCCTCGACGCTGGAGGAGTGCGACCTCGGCGACGACGTGGTCGTCGGCCAGTACGACCGGCTCCGGCCCGGCACCACCCTGGACGCCGGGGTGTACGTCGGCACCCACGCCGAGGTGAAGAACAGCCGGGTGGGCGCGGGCACCCACATCAGCCACTTCTCCTGCGTGCTCGACAGCGACGTCGGCAGCCACGTCAACGTCGGCGCCGGCACGGTCACCTGCAACTACGACGGCGAGGGCAAGCACCGCACCGTGATCGGTGACGGCGCCTTCATCGGCACCGATGCCAGCCTGGTCGCGCCGGTGCGGGTGGGGAGCGGCGCCTACGTGGCCGCCGGCTCGGTGATCACCCGCGACGTCCCCGACGGCGCGCTGGCGGTCGAGCGCTCCCGCCAGGTGGTGGTCGAGGGCTGGGCCGAGGGCCGCCGCGGTCGCGGCACCCGGGCGGGCGCACGGTGA
- a CDS encoding ribose-phosphate pyrophosphokinase, translating into MSSPHGDLRLLSGTANPELGARIASEINIPLTEMEVKRFSDGEIDVKIGDSVRGQDVFVIQPTCRPVNENLIELFIILDALRRASAARVNAVVPYYGYARKEKKTQARDPISAKLMANIIQATGAHRVVTVDLHAEAIQGFFDIPVDALTASKILARHVRERHHDGSLVVVSPDVGGTARARALARLLDVPIAIVDKRRPSDDDVEVLNVIGDVEGKSCVLVDDLISTGGTLIGAARALRAKGATGVDVVVTHGVLSGGALERLNQAPIDEIAITDTVPLREGENDLGVGCKLRVLSVAPLIAEAIVRVHEGRSVSELFR; encoded by the coding sequence GTGAGCAGCCCCCATGGCGACCTCCGGCTGCTCTCCGGAACCGCCAACCCGGAGCTGGGGGCGCGCATCGCCTCGGAGATCAACATCCCCCTCACCGAGATGGAGGTGAAGCGCTTCAGCGACGGGGAGATCGACGTCAAGATCGGCGACTCGGTGCGCGGCCAGGACGTCTTCGTGATCCAGCCCACCTGCCGCCCGGTCAACGAGAACCTGATCGAGCTCTTCATCATCCTCGACGCGCTCCGCCGCGCCTCGGCGGCACGGGTCAACGCCGTGGTGCCCTACTACGGCTACGCCCGCAAGGAGAAGAAGACCCAGGCCCGCGACCCGATCAGCGCCAAGCTGATGGCCAACATCATCCAGGCCACCGGGGCGCACCGGGTGGTCACCGTCGACCTCCACGCCGAGGCCATCCAGGGGTTCTTCGACATCCCCGTGGACGCCCTCACCGCCTCCAAGATCCTCGCCCGGCACGTCCGCGAGCGGCACCACGACGGCAGCCTGGTGGTGGTCTCCCCCGACGTCGGCGGCACCGCCCGGGCGCGGGCGCTGGCGCGGCTCCTCGACGTGCCCATCGCCATCGTCGACAAGCGCCGCCCCAGCGACGACGACGTCGAGGTGCTCAACGTCATCGGTGACGTCGAGGGCAAGAGCTGCGTTCTCGTCGACGACCTCATCAGCACCGGCGGGACGCTGATCGGGGCGGCCCGGGCGCTGCGGGCGAAGGGCGCCACCGGCGTCGACGTGGTGGTCACCCACGGCGTGCTCAGCGGGGGCGCACTGGAGCGCCTCAACCAGGCGCCGATCGACGAGATCGCGATCACCGACACGGTGCCGCTGCGGGAGGGCGAGAACGACCTCGGGGTGGGCTGCAAGCTGCGGGTGCTCAGCGTGGCGCCGCTCATCGCCGAGGCGATCGTGCGGGTGCACGAGGGCCGCAGCGTGAGCGAGCTCTTCCGATGA
- a CDS encoding hemolysin family protein: MSVLVAALIASLFLAAFAATAETALTSVSRLRMRSLAESGDPAARRVVRLHEQPNAYLSTILMVNTLAVIVASTVTTLLVADRWGNGAEAPATAVLSVVVLVACEILPKSVALRFNERAARLVSGPVTVLTRVLRPVVFLLTFLSSRIVRLVANGDIPGPFVTEEELKMLLAVSEREGVVEEEEREMISGVLELTDKVAREVMVPRVDVIAVEVRSTVDDVTALINRTGHSRIPLYEDSIDNVVGLVYAKDLLRVCATDDKPSLRELAREPYFTPELKRAGELLIEMRKKKVHMAIVVDEYGGTAGIVTIEDLIEEIVGDIRDEYDAAEPEEIQFVSDREVLVNARVSLDDIKALLHLPIEDVEADTIGGLVYERLGSIPKAGATVQIGDVTIRVESVRRQAIRTLRISSPRPLRVDVEEAGQERNGAGAVGER, encoded by the coding sequence ATGAGCGTGCTGGTCGCCGCGCTCATCGCCTCGCTGTTCCTCGCCGCCTTCGCGGCCACCGCGGAGACGGCGCTGACCAGCGTCAGCCGGCTGCGGATGCGCAGCCTCGCCGAGAGCGGCGATCCGGCCGCGCGCCGCGTCGTCCGCCTCCACGAGCAGCCCAACGCCTACCTCTCGACCATCCTCATGGTCAACACCCTGGCGGTGATCGTGGCCTCCACGGTGACCACGCTGCTGGTCGCCGACCGCTGGGGCAACGGCGCCGAGGCGCCGGCCACCGCGGTGCTCTCCGTGGTGGTGCTGGTGGCCTGCGAGATCCTCCCCAAGTCGGTGGCGCTGCGCTTCAACGAGCGCGCGGCTCGGCTGGTGTCGGGGCCGGTGACGGTGCTCACCCGGGTGCTGCGGCCGGTCGTCTTCCTGCTCACCTTCCTGAGCAGCCGGATCGTGCGGCTGGTCGCCAACGGTGACATCCCCGGGCCGTTCGTCACCGAGGAGGAGCTGAAGATGCTGCTCGCGGTGAGCGAGCGCGAGGGGGTGGTGGAGGAGGAGGAGCGGGAGATGATCAGCGGCGTCCTCGAGCTCACCGACAAGGTGGCGCGTGAGGTGATGGTGCCGCGCGTCGACGTGATCGCGGTCGAGGTGCGCAGCACCGTCGACGACGTGACCGCGCTGATCAACAGGACCGGTCACTCGCGCATCCCCCTCTACGAGGACAGCATCGACAACGTGGTCGGCCTCGTCTACGCCAAGGACCTGCTCCGGGTCTGCGCCACCGACGACAAACCGTCGCTGCGCGAGCTCGCCCGCGAGCCCTACTTCACCCCCGAGCTGAAGCGGGCCGGCGAGCTGCTGATCGAGATGCGCAAGAAGAAGGTCCACATGGCGATCGTGGTCGACGAGTACGGCGGCACCGCCGGGATCGTCACCATCGAGGACCTGATCGAGGAGATCGTCGGCGACATCCGCGACGAGTACGACGCCGCCGAGCCCGAGGAGATCCAGTTCGTCTCCGACCGCGAGGTGCTGGTGAACGCGCGCGTCTCCCTCGACGACATCAAGGCGCTGCTCCACCTCCCCATCGAGGACGTCGAGGCGGACACCATCGGCGGGCTGGTCTACGAGCGGCTGGGGTCGATCCCCAAGGCGGGGGCGACGGTGCAGATCGGCGACGTCACCATCCGGGTCGAGTCGGTGCGCCGGCAGGCGATCCGCACGCTGCGGATCAGCAGCCCGCGCCCGCTCCGGGTGGACGTCGAGGAGGCGGGTCAGGAGCGCAACGGCGCCGGGGCCGTGGGCGAGCGTTAG
- the recO gene encoding DNA repair protein RecO, giving the protein MPSYVDEGVVLRRVDYGEADRVLTVLTRHHGKVGVLARGVRRSGSRLAAHTDLFTRSTLQLARGRGELDVLTEARRLGSITPLGDARRSACAALCAELADHALEPGHPLDEGLYDLVVEALADCADPARDPRATVVWFAQRMIDRLGYAPELHACAGCGSRLEERPARFSAAAGGLLCPVCSPRDSDGVDCPVAAIKVLRVAAAGDAELYDRLRLGPEVLTVLEAVVERELARHIDRRLRSLDVLRSLL; this is encoded by the coding sequence GTGCCGAGCTACGTCGACGAGGGCGTCGTGCTCCGCCGCGTCGACTACGGGGAGGCCGACCGGGTCCTGACCGTGCTCACCCGCCACCACGGCAAGGTGGGGGTGCTCGCCCGGGGGGTGCGGAGGTCGGGCAGCCGGCTGGCCGCCCACACCGACCTCTTCACCCGCAGCACCCTGCAGCTGGCCCGCGGCCGGGGCGAGCTCGACGTGCTGACCGAGGCACGCCGCCTCGGCTCGATCACTCCCCTCGGCGACGCCCGCCGCTCCGCCTGCGCCGCGCTCTGCGCCGAGCTCGCCGACCACGCCCTCGAGCCCGGGCACCCCCTCGACGAGGGGCTCTACGACCTCGTCGTCGAGGCGCTCGCGGACTGCGCCGACCCCGCCCGCGACCCCCGGGCGACGGTGGTGTGGTTCGCACAGCGGATGATCGACCGGCTCGGCTACGCGCCGGAGCTCCACGCCTGCGCCGGGTGCGGCAGCCGGCTCGAGGAGCGCCCCGCCCGCTTCAGCGCCGCCGCCGGCGGCCTGCTCTGCCCGGTCTGCTCCCCCCGCGACAGCGACGGCGTCGACTGTCCGGTCGCCGCCATCAAGGTGCTGCGGGTCGCCGCCGCCGGCGACGCCGAGCTCTACGACCGGCTGCGGCTCGGCCCCGAGGTGCTCACCGTGCTCGAGGCGGTGGTGGAGCGAGAGCTGGCCCGCCACATCGACCGCCGGCTGCGCAGCCTCGACGTCCTCCGCAGCCTGCTCTAG
- a CDS encoding glycine--tRNA ligase, which yields MSDPTPPRSDLIEKLVSLAKQRGFVYPSSEIYGGINALYDFGPLGTRLRRNIRNRWWRSMVDLRDDIEPIETSIIMNPQVWVASGHVGGFTDPLVDCMGRCRRRWREDHLAAERTERGKDPEVRACPECEGPLGEPRQFNLMFKTFLGPVEEAAATVYLRPETAQGMFVNFQNVVNSTRRRLPFGIAQNGRSFRNEISPGNYIFRLREFEQMEMEYFCEPEASDELFDYWCAERHRWYIEDLGVRTANLRLRPHAADELAHYGKAAKDVEYLFPFGWSELEGIANRTDFDLSAHQKHSGRDLQFYDQAANRRFTPYVIEPAAGVDRIFITLLCDGYDEEEVRGETRVVLRLHPDVAPFQVAVLPLSKKPELSELARSVERDLRSRFATDYDETQAIGRRYRRQDEIGTPLAVTIDFDSLEDRAATIRERDGMTQVRVPLEGLAAALGEQLDACRSRALDRAQGS from the coding sequence ATGTCCGACCCCACCCCGCCGCGGTCCGACCTCATCGAGAAGCTGGTCTCGCTCGCCAAGCAGCGTGGCTTCGTCTATCCCTCCAGCGAGATCTACGGCGGCATCAACGCCCTCTACGACTTCGGGCCGCTGGGCACCCGGCTGCGGCGCAACATCCGCAACCGCTGGTGGCGGAGCATGGTCGACCTCCGCGACGACATCGAGCCGATCGAGACCTCGATCATCATGAACCCGCAGGTGTGGGTGGCCAGCGGGCACGTCGGCGGCTTCACCGACCCGCTGGTCGACTGCATGGGGAGGTGCAGGCGCCGCTGGCGCGAGGACCACCTCGCCGCCGAGCGCACCGAGCGCGGCAAGGACCCCGAGGTGCGCGCCTGCCCCGAGTGCGAGGGGCCGCTCGGCGAGCCGCGCCAGTTCAACCTCATGTTCAAGACCTTCCTCGGGCCGGTCGAGGAGGCGGCGGCGACCGTCTACCTCCGTCCCGAGACCGCCCAGGGCATGTTCGTCAACTTCCAGAACGTGGTGAACTCGACCCGGCGCCGGCTGCCCTTCGGCATCGCCCAGAACGGCAGGTCGTTCCGCAACGAGATCTCCCCGGGCAACTACATCTTCCGGCTGCGCGAGTTCGAGCAGATGGAGATGGAGTACTTCTGCGAGCCGGAGGCCTCCGACGAGCTCTTCGACTACTGGTGCGCCGAGCGCCACCGCTGGTACATCGAGGACCTCGGGGTGCGCACCGCCAACCTCCGCCTGCGTCCCCACGCGGCCGACGAGCTGGCCCACTACGGCAAGGCGGCGAAGGACGTCGAGTACCTCTTCCCCTTCGGCTGGAGCGAGCTCGAGGGCATCGCGAACCGCACCGACTTCGACCTCAGCGCCCACCAGAAGCACTCCGGCCGCGACCTCCAGTTCTACGACCAGGCCGCCAACCGCCGCTTCACCCCCTATGTCATCGAGCCCGCCGCCGGCGTCGATCGCATCTTCATCACCCTGCTCTGCGACGGCTACGACGAGGAGGAGGTGCGCGGCGAGACCCGGGTGGTCCTCCGCCTCCATCCCGACGTCGCGCCGTTCCAGGTGGCGGTCCTGCCGCTCTCCAAGAAGCCCGAGCTGAGCGAGCTGGCCCGGAGCGTCGAGCGCGACCTGCGCTCCCGGTTCGCGACCGACTACGACGAGACCCAGGCGATCGGCCGCCGCTACCGCCGCCAGGACGAGATCGGCACGCCGCTGGCGGTGACCATCGACTTCGACAGCCTCGAGGACCGCGCCGCCACCATCCGCGAGCGCGACGGGATGACCCAGGTGCGGGTGCCCCTCGAGGGGCTTGCCGCCGCCCTCGGCGAGCAGCTCGACGCCTGCCGATCGCGCGCCCTGGACCGCGCCCAGGGTTCCTGA
- the ppdK gene encoding pyruvate, phosphate dikinase gives MAVKTTPSTTTTRRKAPAKTAKSSAAATGAGGGRGRATATRKATTTTAAAKRRTRAPKWVYRFEEGNASMRELLGGKGAGVAEMTNAGLPVPPGFTITTEACNAYYASGERFPDGMWDQVLATLRTLERATGKGFGDARNPLLVSVRSGAKFSMPGMMDTVLNLGLNSATLEGLAELTGNRRFALDSQRRFIQLFSKIVLGVDGQLFEHALDEAKERHGARTDAELSPEALEGLIERYREIVRDNASGEFPEDPIEQLRAAIGAVFSSWNNKRAVDYRNYNRIPHDLGTAVSVQTMVFGNMGDDCATGVAFTRDPNTGERMLFGEYLVNAQGEDVVAGIRTPQPISVMRDEMPRVYQQFDRIAKRLEKHYRDVQDLEFTVERGHLYMLQTRSAKRTAAAAVRIAVDMARERVITRQEAVRRVEPSQVDQLLHRRIDPAASVEIIATGLAASPGAAYGKAVFDAGRAEEMAKQGEKVILVRIETNPDDVHGMIAAEGILTARGGRTSHAAVVARGMGKPCVAGCETVRVDLDRRQFSANGHVLHEGEEFTIDGSTGNVIAGTVPMIDPEISGELEELLRWADQIRRLQVWANGDYPRDAQLAREFGAQGIGLCRTEHMFMEQDRLPIVQRMILAPDVPSRRRELDLLLPVQREDFYGILKEMQGLPVVIRLIDPPLHEFLPSFEELLVDVTRAQALGEPEESYAEKRRLLDAVRSLREQNPMLGLRGCRLGLLFPEIVEMQVRAILEAAAQLRREGVDARPEIMVPLVGHVNELRRTREIIERTAQEVLREAGVKVRYKVGTMIEVPRAALTAGEIAEEAEFFSFGTNDLTQTTFGYSRDDAEGKFLFRYVEEKILPANPFESLDAKGVGRLMQAAVLEGRQARPDLEIGICGEHGGDPSSIALCEELGLDYVSCSPYRVPVARLAAAQARLAAAVRDR, from the coding sequence ATGGCCGTCAAGACCACGCCCAGCACCACGACCACGCGGAGAAAGGCCCCCGCGAAGACCGCGAAGTCCTCGGCCGCGGCGACGGGCGCAGGCGGAGGTCGGGGCCGGGCGACGGCGACGCGCAAGGCGACCACGACCACCGCCGCGGCGAAGCGGCGGACCCGGGCCCCGAAGTGGGTGTACCGCTTCGAGGAGGGCAACGCCTCGATGCGCGAGCTGCTCGGCGGCAAGGGCGCCGGCGTCGCCGAGATGACCAACGCGGGGCTGCCCGTGCCCCCCGGCTTCACGATCACGACCGAGGCCTGCAACGCCTACTACGCCTCGGGTGAGCGCTTTCCCGACGGCATGTGGGACCAGGTGCTCGCCACCCTGCGCACCCTCGAGCGGGCCACCGGCAAGGGCTTCGGCGACGCCCGCAACCCGCTGCTCGTCAGCGTGCGCAGCGGCGCCAAGTTCTCGATGCCCGGGATGATGGACACGGTCCTCAACCTCGGCCTCAACAGCGCGACCCTGGAGGGGCTGGCGGAGCTCACCGGCAACCGCCGGTTCGCCCTCGACTCGCAGCGCCGCTTCATCCAGCTCTTCAGCAAGATCGTGCTCGGCGTCGACGGCCAGCTCTTCGAGCACGCGCTCGACGAGGCCAAGGAGCGCCACGGCGCCCGCACCGACGCCGAGCTCTCGCCGGAGGCGCTGGAGGGCCTGATCGAGCGCTACCGCGAGATCGTGCGCGACAACGCCAGCGGCGAGTTCCCCGAGGACCCGATCGAGCAGCTGCGCGCCGCCATCGGCGCGGTGTTCTCCTCCTGGAACAACAAGCGGGCGGTCGACTACCGCAACTACAACAGGATCCCGCACGACCTCGGCACCGCGGTCAGCGTGCAGACGATGGTGTTCGGCAACATGGGTGACGACTGCGCCACCGGGGTGGCGTTCACCCGCGACCCGAACACCGGCGAGCGCATGCTCTTCGGCGAGTACCTGGTCAACGCCCAGGGCGAGGACGTCGTCGCCGGCATCCGCACCCCGCAGCCGATCTCGGTCATGCGTGACGAGATGCCCAGGGTGTACCAGCAGTTCGACCGGATCGCGAAACGGTTGGAGAAGCACTACCGCGACGTCCAGGACCTGGAGTTCACGGTCGAGCGCGGGCACCTGTACATGCTGCAGACGCGCAGCGCCAAGCGCACCGCCGCGGCGGCGGTGAGGATCGCCGTCGACATGGCGCGCGAGCGGGTGATCACCCGGCAGGAGGCGGTGCGACGGGTCGAGCCGTCGCAGGTCGACCAGCTGCTCCACCGGCGCATCGACCCCGCCGCCAGCGTCGAGATCATCGCCACCGGCCTGGCAGCCTCGCCGGGCGCCGCCTACGGCAAGGCCGTCTTCGACGCCGGCCGCGCCGAGGAGATGGCGAAGCAGGGCGAGAAGGTCATCCTGGTGCGCATCGAGACCAATCCCGACGACGTCCACGGGATGATCGCCGCCGAGGGCATCCTCACCGCCCGCGGCGGTCGCACCTCGCACGCCGCGGTGGTCGCCCGGGGCATGGGCAAGCCCTGTGTCGCCGGCTGCGAGACGGTGCGGGTCGACCTCGACCGGCGGCAGTTCAGCGCCAACGGGCACGTGCTCCACGAGGGCGAGGAGTTCACCATCGACGGCAGCACCGGCAACGTCATCGCCGGCACCGTGCCGATGATCGACCCGGAGATCAGCGGCGAGCTCGAGGAGCTGCTGCGCTGGGCCGACCAGATCCGCCGCCTGCAGGTGTGGGCCAACGGCGACTACCCGCGCGACGCCCAGCTCGCCCGCGAGTTCGGCGCCCAGGGCATCGGCCTCTGTCGCACCGAGCACATGTTCATGGAGCAGGACCGCCTTCCGATCGTTCAGCGGATGATCCTCGCCCCCGACGTGCCCTCGCGGAGGCGCGAGCTCGACCTGCTGCTGCCGGTGCAGCGCGAGGACTTCTACGGCATCCTCAAGGAGATGCAGGGGCTGCCGGTGGTGATCCGGCTGATCGACCCGCCGCTGCACGAGTTCCTGCCCTCGTTCGAGGAGCTGCTCGTCGACGTGACCCGCGCGCAGGCGCTCGGCGAGCCCGAGGAGAGCTACGCCGAGAAGCGCCGGCTGCTCGACGCGGTCCGGTCCCTGCGCGAGCAGAACCCGATGCTCGGCCTGCGCGGCTGCCGCCTGGGGCTGCTCTTCCCCGAGATCGTCGAGATGCAGGTGCGCGCCATCCTCGAGGCGGCCGCCCAGCTGCGACGCGAGGGCGTCGACGCGCGGCCCGAGATCATGGTGCCTCTGGTCGGCCACGTCAACGAGCTGAGGCGCACCCGCGAGATCATCGAGCGCACCGCCCAGGAGGTGCTGCGCGAGGCCGGGGTGAAGGTCCGCTACAAGGTCGGGACCATGATCGAGGTGCCCCGCGCCGCGCTCACCGCGGGGGAGATCGCGGAGGAGGCGGAGTTCTTCTCGTTCGGCACCAACGATCTCACCCAGACCACCTTCGGCTACTCGCGCGACGACGCCGAGGGCAAGTTCCTGTTCCGCTACGTCGAGGAGAAGATCCTCCCGGCCAACCCCTTCGAGAGCCTCGACGCCAAGGGGGTGGGACGGCTGATGCAGGCGGCCGTGCTGGAGGGACGGCAGGCCCGGCCCGACCTGGAGATCGGCATCTGCGGCGAGCACGGCGGTGACCCCTCCTCGATCGCGCTCTGCGAGGAGCTGGGGCTCGACTACGTGTCCTGCTCGCCCTACCGGGTTCCGGTGGCGCGGCTGGCCGCGGCCCAGGCCCGGCTGGCCGCCGCCGTCCGGGATCGGTAG
- the dnaG gene encoding DNA primase — protein sequence MADAAAEVKARLDIVEVIGGYVRLQRSGRDLKGLCPFHSERTPSFSVSQEKQAWYCFGCQEGGDLLTFVEKIEHVDFLGALEMLAERAGVELERTLPGDRQRGQARRRRARVLELNTRAQAYYEHILWSTPTGAAGRALLVERGVSESTARDYGVGFAPAGGGSGDALLRYLGARGLGDPAEAADAGLAHASDRGGPARDRFRNRLVFPIRDERGDVLGFGGRALGDAVPKYLNSPATSAYDKSLALFGIDRARTVIEAAGCAVVVEGYFDVVAAADAGVGHVVASSGTALTVGQVRLLARWTRCLVLCFDGDDAGVNASSRAVDVIAAEGLDARICVLPPGFKDPDELVRRDPAAFAACVAGAQPEWRVLLDRAIGDAESGSVEARRAGAERAVALLARIPEATVRDLYVQQAASRLELAAAAVSADVERVRGEGRRTPLRVVVTTPRPAPELPAGPDPVAGPPPSAWEEFLGSVVVQRPGLALKLLEAHRLRPDELSHPSVRRLLELALALPPDAALSLHELAGPEQRLAARLLLRPVPELRDGAGTEQLAQALADCVRRVREATLRSALATLKRELQMARADGRTELAQRLAARLHELASEGYRAREAVP from the coding sequence ATGGCTGACGCCGCCGCCGAGGTGAAGGCGCGCCTCGACATCGTCGAGGTGATCGGCGGCTACGTGCGGCTGCAGCGGAGCGGGCGCGACCTCAAGGGCCTCTGCCCCTTCCATTCCGAGCGCACCCCCTCGTTCAGCGTCTCCCAGGAGAAGCAGGCCTGGTACTGCTTCGGCTGCCAGGAGGGCGGCGACCTGCTCACCTTCGTGGAGAAGATCGAGCACGTCGACTTCCTCGGGGCGCTGGAGATGCTCGCCGAGCGCGCCGGGGTCGAGCTGGAGCGCACCCTCCCCGGTGACCGCCAGCGCGGCCAGGCCCGCCGCCGCCGCGCCCGGGTGCTCGAGCTCAACACCAGGGCGCAGGCCTACTACGAGCACATCCTCTGGTCGACCCCGACCGGCGCGGCGGGGCGCGCCCTGCTGGTCGAACGCGGGGTCAGCGAGAGCACCGCCCGCGACTACGGGGTCGGCTTCGCCCCGGCGGGCGGCGGCTCCGGCGACGCCCTGCTCCGCTACCTCGGCGCCCGCGGCCTGGGCGACCCCGCCGAGGCCGCCGACGCCGGCCTCGCCCACGCCTCCGACCGAGGCGGCCCGGCCCGCGACCGCTTCCGCAACCGGCTGGTCTTCCCCATCCGCGACGAGCGCGGCGACGTGCTCGGCTTCGGCGGTCGCGCCCTCGGCGACGCCGTGCCCAAGTACCTCAACTCGCCGGCAACCTCGGCCTACGACAAGTCGCTGGCGCTCTTCGGCATCGACCGGGCGCGCACCGTCATCGAGGCGGCGGGGTGCGCGGTGGTGGTCGAGGGCTACTTCGACGTGGTTGCCGCCGCCGACGCCGGGGTGGGCCACGTCGTGGCCAGCAGCGGCACCGCGCTGACCGTCGGCCAGGTGCGGCTGCTGGCCCGCTGGACCCGCTGCCTGGTGCTCTGCTTCGATGGCGACGACGCCGGCGTGAACGCCTCGTCGCGGGCGGTCGACGTCATCGCCGCCGAGGGGCTCGACGCCCGCATCTGCGTGCTGCCCCCGGGCTTCAAGGACCCCGACGAGCTGGTCCGCCGCGACCCCGCCGCCTTCGCCGCCTGCGTCGCCGGCGCCCAACCGGAGTGGCGGGTGCTCCTCGATCGCGCCATCGGCGACGCCGAGTCCGGCTCGGTCGAGGCCCGCCGTGCCGGCGCCGAGCGCGCCGTGGCCCTGCTGGCCCGCATCCCCGAGGCCACCGTCCGCGATCTCTACGTCCAGCAGGCGGCGAGCCGCCTCGAGCTCGCCGCCGCGGCGGTGAGCGCCGACGTCGAGCGGGTCCGCGGCGAGGGGAGGAGGACGCCGCTGCGCGTGGTCGTCACCACCCCCAGGCCCGCTCCCGAGCTGCCCGCCGGCCCCGATCCGGTCGCCGGCCCGCCGCCCTCGGCGTGGGAGGAGTTCCTCGGCAGCGTGGTGGTGCAGCGTCCCGGCCTCGCGCTGAAGCTGCTGGAGGCGCACCGGCTGCGTCCCGACGAGCTGTCCCATCCCTCGGTGCGCCGGCTGCTCGAGCTGGCGCTCGCCCTGCCCCCCGACGCGGCGCTCTCGCTGCACGAGCTGGCCGGCCCCGAGCAGCGGCTCGCGGCGCGGCTGCTGCTCCGGCCGGTGCCCGAGCTCCGCGACGGCGCCGGCACCGAGCAGCTCGCCCAGGCGCTCGCCGACTGCGTGCGCCGGGTGCGCGAGGCGACGCTGCGCAGCGCGCTGGCGACGCTCAAGCGGGAGCTGCAGATGGCCCGCGCCGACGGCAGGACCGAGCTGGCGCAGCGGCTGGCGGCACGGCTCCACGAGCTCGCGAGCGAGGGATATCGCGCTCGCGAGGCGGTTCCGTGA